AGTTTCTAACCAATCGACCGATTTGTAAAGCCGGTTTGAAAAAGGGAGGCCGCCGAAACGGCTTCCCTACCTAAAACCAATCTTAACCTATCCTATCAACTGTTTATTTGTATTATTTTACGTTGTCTTTTCCAAGATCTCTGAAAGCTTGTCCGAGTTCATCCATATCGTTGTTAAACTCTCTCTTAAACTCCTGCCAGTTTTCCCGGTTCGTATTTTTCATTTCGTCCATTCGGGCTTCCATTTCATCGTTGCGTTTTCTAAGCTCTTCGATGCGTTCGTTTCTTCGTTGAATGGCATCTGCCCGTGCATTGATCTTTTCAGCTCGCAGACGCTCTATCTCTGCGCGGTTATTATCGATATCGTTCTGTACCGAACGCCGGTATTCTGCAACCTCTTCTTCGTATTCTCTCTGTGCCCGATCTAATTCTTGCTGCGCATCCTGAACTTTATCCGAAGCGTTTTCCACTTTTTCAGATTTTGTTTGCGTACAACTTGCAAGAGCGACTACCAGTAACGATAATCCCAGGCGTATTACTATCCTTTTCATGACTATCCAGATTAACCGTGAATGCGTTTTCACTTATAACAAATATGCAATTCGCAGGTGTTTTAATCTTTACACGTTTTGCCGCAATTATTGCATATTTTACAGAACTCTTAAGGAACGTTAAACGCTTAAAATCTGCTCCCGGGAAAGCGAAAGGCCACAAAAAAAGCGCCAGTCGTATTCAGACTGACGCCTTTCTCTAGATAGAACCTAACAGTTACTATTAGTCGTATTAATAGTAACTGATAAGCACGTTACATCTAAAATTACAGGACGTATTTATCCGGTTCCTCATCAGAAGGATTCTGATTTTGGTTCGGATTCTGGTTCTGATTCTGATTTTGATTTTGATTGGACTGTCCCTGATTAAATTCGTTCAGGATATTCTGAACTTCATCGCGCGACTTGTTGAGTCTTGTGCCTAGTTCGTCCATTAATTCGTTTTCCTGTCCGGGACGGTAGTCCAGATCCGAATCAGTTAGTTCACTGTATTTATTCTTCAATTGAGAAGATTGCTGGCCCCAATTACCTGTAATCTGGAATGGTGCCGTATTTTGTCCCGTTCCTGAATTCGCATTGGAATCTTGGTTGGAATACGGGTTCTGATTCTGATTGGTGTTTTGATTCGGTCGTTGATCAGAATTTTGCTCGGAACCCTGATTTTGGCTTCCCCATTGATTTTGACTTTGACCCTGGTTTTGATTCTGACCCTGGTTCTGGTTGGAACCTTGATTCTGATTCTGATTTTGATCCTGATTGGAACCCTGATTTTGATCTTTGT
The window above is part of the Fluviicola sp. genome. Proteins encoded here:
- a CDS encoding peptidase M23; the protein is MKRIVIRLGLSLLVVALASCTQTKSEKVENASDKVQDAQQELDRAQREYEEEVAEYRRSVQNDIDNNRAEIERLRAEKINARADAIQRRNERIEELRKRNDEMEARMDEMKNTNRENWQEFKREFNNDMDELGQAFRDLGKDNVK